A single window of Sparus aurata chromosome 12, fSpaAur1.1, whole genome shotgun sequence DNA harbors:
- the LOC115593323 gene encoding calsenilin-like isoform X4: MEIDGMEVIAILVVIGLFVVVLKQFGIWEPLSLEDDDSCDGDLELSMVRHQPEGLDQLQAQTKFTRKELQSLYRGFKNECPSGLVDEETFKSIYSQFFPQGDATMYAHFLFNAFDMDRSGSIRFEDFVIGLSVLLRGSVPEKLRWAFNLYDINKDGYITKEEMMAIMTSIYDMMGRYTLPSVRDESPYEHVERFFQKMDRNRDGVVTIDEFIETCQKDENIMASMQLFENVI; encoded by the exons ATGGAAATAGATGGCATGGAAGTAATTGCCATCCTTGTTGTCATTGGACTGTTTGTTGTCGTGCTCAAACAATTTGGCATTTGGGAGCCCCTGTCACTGGAAG ACG atg acagctgtgaCGGCGACCTTGAACTCTCCATGGTGCGTCACCAACCTGAGGGCCTCGACCAGCTCCAAGCCCAGACAAAGTTCACCAGGAAGGAGCTTCAGTCGCTTTACAGGGGcttcaaaaat GAGTGTCCCAGTGGGCTCGTCGATGAGGAAACCTTTAAGAGCATTTACTCACAGTTCTTCCCACAAGGAG ACGCAACCATGTACGCACATTTCTTGTTCAACGCATTTGACATGGACCGAAGTGGCTCCATTCGGTTTGAA GACTTTGTGATTGGATTGTCTGTGCTGCTCAGAGGCTCTGTTCCAGAGAAACTGCGATGGGCATTCAACCTGTATGACATCAACAAAGACGGCTACATCACTAAAGAG GAGATGATGGCAATAATGACCTCCATTTATGACATGATGGGCCGGTACACCTTACCCAGTGTGCGAGATGAATCCCCCTACGAGCATGTGGAGAGATTCTTCCAG aAAATGGATCGGAACAGAGATGGAGTGGTGACAATCGATGAATTCATAGAAACCTGCCAAAAG GATGAAAATATAATGGCTTCCATGCAGCTCTTTGAGAACGTCATCTAG
- the LOC115593323 gene encoding calsenilin-like isoform X1 yields the protein MQANEKAVDGGLLPDANGKDPNPGGQTEGSKWQKPRLTRKSLMKCCLVKWIIASTTQQGPDDDSCDGDLELSMVRHQPEGLDQLQAQTKFTRKELQSLYRGFKNECPSGLVDEETFKSIYSQFFPQGDATMYAHFLFNAFDMDRSGSIRFEDFVIGLSVLLRGSVPEKLRWAFNLYDINKDGYITKEEMMAIMTSIYDMMGRYTLPSVRDESPYEHVERFFQKMDRNRDGVVTIDEFIETCQKDENIMASMQLFENVI from the exons GCGAACGAGAAGGCAGTGGATGGCGGTCTGCTGCCTGACGCCAACGGGAAAGACCCAAACCCCGGCGGACAGACGGAGGGCTCCAAGTGGCAGAAACCACGGCTTACCCGTAAATCTCTGATGAAGTGCTGTCTCGTCAAGTGGATCATCGCCAGTACCACGCAACAGGGGCCAG ACG atg acagctgtgaCGGCGACCTTGAACTCTCCATGGTGCGTCACCAACCTGAGGGCCTCGACCAGCTCCAAGCCCAGACAAAGTTCACCAGGAAGGAGCTTCAGTCGCTTTACAGGGGcttcaaaaat GAGTGTCCCAGTGGGCTCGTCGATGAGGAAACCTTTAAGAGCATTTACTCACAGTTCTTCCCACAAGGAG ACGCAACCATGTACGCACATTTCTTGTTCAACGCATTTGACATGGACCGAAGTGGCTCCATTCGGTTTGAA GACTTTGTGATTGGATTGTCTGTGCTGCTCAGAGGCTCTGTTCCAGAGAAACTGCGATGGGCATTCAACCTGTATGACATCAACAAAGACGGCTACATCACTAAAGAG GAGATGATGGCAATAATGACCTCCATTTATGACATGATGGGCCGGTACACCTTACCCAGTGTGCGAGATGAATCCCCCTACGAGCATGTGGAGAGATTCTTCCAG aAAATGGATCGGAACAGAGATGGAGTGGTGACAATCGATGAATTCATAGAAACCTGCCAAAAG GATGAAAATATAATGGCTTCCATGCAGCTCTTTGAGAACGTCATCTAG
- the LOC115593323 gene encoding calsenilin-like isoform X3, with amino-acid sequence MQANEKAVDGGLLPDANGKDPNPGGQTEGSKWQKPRLTRKSLMKCCLVKWIIASTTQQGPDSCDGDLELSMVRHQPEGLDQLQAQTKFTRKELQSLYRGFKNECPSGLVDEETFKSIYSQFFPQGDATMYAHFLFNAFDMDRSGSIRFEDFVIGLSVLLRGSVPEKLRWAFNLYDINKDGYITKEEMMAIMTSIYDMMGRYTLPSVRDESPYEHVERFFQKMDRNRDGVVTIDEFIETCQKDENIMASMQLFENVI; translated from the exons GCGAACGAGAAGGCAGTGGATGGCGGTCTGCTGCCTGACGCCAACGGGAAAGACCCAAACCCCGGCGGACAGACGGAGGGCTCCAAGTGGCAGAAACCACGGCTTACCCGTAAATCTCTGATGAAGTGCTGTCTCGTCAAGTGGATCATCGCCAGTACCACGCAACAGGGGCCAG acagctgtgaCGGCGACCTTGAACTCTCCATGGTGCGTCACCAACCTGAGGGCCTCGACCAGCTCCAAGCCCAGACAAAGTTCACCAGGAAGGAGCTTCAGTCGCTTTACAGGGGcttcaaaaat GAGTGTCCCAGTGGGCTCGTCGATGAGGAAACCTTTAAGAGCATTTACTCACAGTTCTTCCCACAAGGAG ACGCAACCATGTACGCACATTTCTTGTTCAACGCATTTGACATGGACCGAAGTGGCTCCATTCGGTTTGAA GACTTTGTGATTGGATTGTCTGTGCTGCTCAGAGGCTCTGTTCCAGAGAAACTGCGATGGGCATTCAACCTGTATGACATCAACAAAGACGGCTACATCACTAAAGAG GAGATGATGGCAATAATGACCTCCATTTATGACATGATGGGCCGGTACACCTTACCCAGTGTGCGAGATGAATCCCCCTACGAGCATGTGGAGAGATTCTTCCAG aAAATGGATCGGAACAGAGATGGAGTGGTGACAATCGATGAATTCATAGAAACCTGCCAAAAG GATGAAAATATAATGGCTTCCATGCAGCTCTTTGAGAACGTCATCTAG
- the LOC115593323 gene encoding calsenilin-like isoform X2, with amino-acid sequence MQANEKAVDGGLLPDANGKDPNPGGQTEGSKWQKPRLTRKSLMKCCLVKWIIASTTQQGPDDSCDGDLELSMVRHQPEGLDQLQAQTKFTRKELQSLYRGFKNECPSGLVDEETFKSIYSQFFPQGDATMYAHFLFNAFDMDRSGSIRFEDFVIGLSVLLRGSVPEKLRWAFNLYDINKDGYITKEEMMAIMTSIYDMMGRYTLPSVRDESPYEHVERFFQKMDRNRDGVVTIDEFIETCQKDENIMASMQLFENVI; translated from the exons GCGAACGAGAAGGCAGTGGATGGCGGTCTGCTGCCTGACGCCAACGGGAAAGACCCAAACCCCGGCGGACAGACGGAGGGCTCCAAGTGGCAGAAACCACGGCTTACCCGTAAATCTCTGATGAAGTGCTGTCTCGTCAAGTGGATCATCGCCAGTACCACGCAACAGGGGCCAG ATG acagctgtgaCGGCGACCTTGAACTCTCCATGGTGCGTCACCAACCTGAGGGCCTCGACCAGCTCCAAGCCCAGACAAAGTTCACCAGGAAGGAGCTTCAGTCGCTTTACAGGGGcttcaaaaat GAGTGTCCCAGTGGGCTCGTCGATGAGGAAACCTTTAAGAGCATTTACTCACAGTTCTTCCCACAAGGAG ACGCAACCATGTACGCACATTTCTTGTTCAACGCATTTGACATGGACCGAAGTGGCTCCATTCGGTTTGAA GACTTTGTGATTGGATTGTCTGTGCTGCTCAGAGGCTCTGTTCCAGAGAAACTGCGATGGGCATTCAACCTGTATGACATCAACAAAGACGGCTACATCACTAAAGAG GAGATGATGGCAATAATGACCTCCATTTATGACATGATGGGCCGGTACACCTTACCCAGTGTGCGAGATGAATCCCCCTACGAGCATGTGGAGAGATTCTTCCAG aAAATGGATCGGAACAGAGATGGAGTGGTGACAATCGATGAATTCATAGAAACCTGCCAAAAG GATGAAAATATAATGGCTTCCATGCAGCTCTTTGAGAACGTCATCTAG